A window from Ignavibacteriota bacterium encodes these proteins:
- the mscL gene encoding large-conductance mechanosensitive channel protein MscL: MMKEFKEFAMKGNVIDMAVGIVIGGAFGKIINSLVQDVIMPPIGVLLGGVDFSKMGIVVKAATETTEAVILKYGSFINTIVEFLIIAFAIFMVVKAMNSLKKKEEAVPAAPPAPTKEETLLTEIRDLLKNK; this comes from the coding sequence ATGATGAAAGAATTTAAAGAATTTGCCATGAAAGGTAATGTTATTGACATGGCAGTTGGTATTGTAATAGGCGGTGCTTTTGGTAAAATTATAAATTCATTAGTTCAAGATGTAATTATGCCTCCAATAGGAGTTTTATTAGGTGGAGTAGATTTTTCCAAAATGGGAATTGTAGTAAAAGCAGCTACAGAAACTACTGAAGCTGTTATTTTAAAATACGGTTCTTTTATTAATACAATAGTTGAATTTTTAATTATTGCGTTTGCAATTTTCATGGTTGTTAAAGCAATGAATTCGCTGAAGAAAAAAGAAGAAGCTGTTCCTGCTGCACCTCCGGCTCCAACAAAAGAAGAAACTCTCTTAACGGAAATTAGGGATCTTCTAAAAAATAAATAA
- a CDS encoding OmpA family protein: MHKKIFYLILCNLVLFSFTNNFAQLNDYPYKIGIHASGLLPETDFKNDDLKLSFLGRAFLRFKIIDLFDIEAGAGYARLAGEDTKNNYWETTLIPADLRLILSPFNSKSVNPYLYGGIGYAKWNVEDKPSEVIGSTKEDGADLYSPIGLGIEMKLSNSILLDLSGGYNQIFSDYVNYVKGGDFNDGFWNLGIGLIFTGEGGTSDSDLDGLTKDQEIELGTNPDNSDSDNDGLTDGLEINQYKTDPLNSDSDGDGLTDNDEIKNYTTNPNLIDTDKDEITDGDEVYQTQTDPLREDSDIDGIKDKIELEEFKIDPNNSDSDKDGLKDGDEIHKYKTDPAKQDTDGDGISDGDEIFKFNTNPSKSDTDGGTVNDKIEIDRKTNPLNPEDDVILSIETPVILEGVTFEAGSSELTPESEKMLSRVLNTLNIYPKIKVEIRGYTDNVGNALKNLKLSQQRANSVRYWLINKGVPQERVTAKGFGKENPIADNSTPEGKRLNRRIEFVKID, from the coding sequence ATGCATAAGAAAATATTCTATTTAATTTTGTGTAATCTCGTTTTATTTTCATTTACAAATAATTTTGCACAATTAAATGATTATCCATATAAAATTGGAATTCATGCATCTGGTTTATTACCCGAAACAGATTTTAAAAATGATGATCTGAAATTATCTTTTCTCGGCAGAGCTTTTCTTCGTTTCAAAATTATTGATTTATTTGATATTGAAGCAGGTGCTGGTTATGCAAGACTTGCTGGAGAAGATACCAAAAATAATTATTGGGAAACTACACTAATTCCAGCGGACTTGAGATTGATCTTAAGTCCGTTTAATTCTAAATCAGTTAATCCATATCTTTATGGCGGAATTGGTTACGCAAAATGGAATGTTGAAGATAAGCCAAGCGAAGTAATTGGCTCAACAAAAGAAGATGGTGCAGATTTATATTCTCCAATTGGGCTTGGAATTGAAATGAAGTTATCAAATTCCATTTTGCTTGATCTTTCCGGAGGATATAACCAAATATTTTCTGATTATGTAAATTATGTAAAAGGCGGCGATTTTAATGACGGATTTTGGAATCTAGGAATTGGATTAATTTTTACTGGTGAAGGGGGAACTTCAGATTCCGATTTAGATGGATTAACTAAAGATCAAGAAATTGAATTGGGTACAAATCCGGATAATTCAGATTCAGATAATGATGGTTTAACTGACGGATTGGAAATCAATCAATACAAAACTGATCCGTTAAACTCAGATAGTGATGGTGATGGTTTAACAGATAATGATGAAATTAAAAATTATACGACAAATCCAAATTTAATTGATACTGATAAAGATGAAATAACAGACGGTGATGAAGTTTATCAAACTCAAACTGATCCGCTAAGAGAAGATTCTGACATTGATGGAATAAAAGACAAAATTGAATTAGAGGAATTTAAAATTGATCCAAACAATTCAGATTCAGATAAAGATGGATTAAAAGACGGAGACGAAATTCATAAATACAAAACTGATCCGGCAAAACAAGATACAGATGGAGACGGCATTTCTGATGGTGATGAAATTTTTAAGTTTAACACAAATCCTTCAAAATCTGATACAGACGGTGGAACTGTAAATGATAAAATTGAAATTGATAGAAAAACAAATCCTTTAAATCCAGAAGATGATGTAATTCTCAGCATTGAAACTCCAGTAATTTTAGAAGGTGTAACCTTTGAGGCTGGAAGTTCAGAACTTACTCCCGAAAGTGAAAAAATGTTATCACGAGTTTTAAATACGTTAAATATTTATCCTAAAATTAAAGTTGAAATTCGCGGATATACCGATAATGTTGGAAACGCACTTAAAAATCTAAAACTCTCACAGCAAAGAGCTAATTCAGTACGTTATTGGCTTATAAATAAAGGAGTTCCTCAAGAAAGAGTAACAGCTAAAGGATTTGGAAAAGAAAATCCGATAGCAGATAATTCTACTCCGGAAGGTAAGAGATTAAACAGAAGAATTGAATTTGTGAAAATTGATTAA
- a CDS encoding DUF3078 domain-containing protein, whose translation MKKILLITLVFTISVFAEDTKKDSIAQKTWLPIGVAGLNISQIALDNWTQGGEDALAFTLYGNFGLDYFDKPWSFTNKLKLAFGKTKLGSEDYKTTDNEIFLEDLLTYSAGWFADPYFANTFRTVLANGYDYSGDSPIQTAAFFDPGYLMQSIGMAYKISDNFTTRLGFGFQETFTSKFTGYSDDVETLDEVEKFKFETGIESVTSANFKLDDNLFYTGELRLFSAFNELDVWDVRFDNIITAQISKLVNVNFNVLLIYDEDQIKKTQMKEALQIGIAYALF comes from the coding sequence ATGAAGAAAATTCTTTTAATAACACTTGTGTTTACTATTTCGGTTTTTGCTGAAGATACAAAAAAAGATAGTATTGCACAAAAAACTTGGCTCCCGATTGGTGTTGCCGGATTAAATATCAGTCAAATTGCTTTGGATAATTGGACACAAGGCGGTGAAGACGCTTTAGCATTTACACTTTATGGCAATTTTGGTTTAGATTATTTTGATAAACCATGGTCATTCACAAATAAACTAAAATTAGCTTTTGGTAAAACCAAATTAGGCTCGGAAGATTATAAAACTACTGATAATGAAATTTTTCTTGAAGATCTTTTAACTTATAGTGCCGGATGGTTTGCAGATCCATATTTTGCAAATACATTTAGAACCGTTTTAGCAAATGGTTATGATTATAGTGGAGATTCTCCCATTCAAACTGCAGCATTTTTTGATCCGGGTTATTTGATGCAGTCAATCGGTATGGCATATAAAATTTCGGATAATTTTACAACACGTTTGGGTTTTGGATTTCAAGAAACATTCACAAGCAAATTTACTGGATATTCTGATGATGTTGAAACTTTAGACGAAGTTGAAAAATTCAAATTTGAAACTGGTATTGAATCAGTAACTTCTGCAAATTTTAAGCTTGATGATAATTTATTTTACACCGGCGAATTAAGATTATTTAGTGCTTTTAATGAGCTTGACGTTTGGGATGTAAGATTTGATAATATTATTACTGCCCAAATTAGCAAATTAGTTAATGTTAATTTTAATGTACTTCTTATTTATGATGAAGATCAAATTAAGAAAACACAAATGAAAGAAGCTTTACAAATTGGAATTGCATACGCATTATTTTAA